The Salvelinus alpinus chromosome 10, SLU_Salpinus.1, whole genome shotgun sequence genome includes the window TCCATTTTGttttactgtatatcaactgCCTTTACTGTCTCACTGTTTTTATTCATGACTTCCATTTTGttttactgtatatcaactgCCTTTACTGTCTCACTGTTTTTATTCATGACTTCCATTTTGttttactgtatatcaactgCCTTTACTGTCTCACTGTTTTTATTCACGACTTCCATTTTGttttactgtatatcaactgCCTTTACTGTCTCACTGTTTTTATTCACAACTTCCATTTTGTTTTACTTTATCAACTGAATGTCCACAGCCTTGTCTTTCAATCTCCTTGTATAGTCCTTTACCATTTTACATGGCAGTTAAGATTTGATGCTAAAATGCTTTTTTTAAATCCCCTTTTCAACTTTGTTCTTCTGTAAAGACAATTTACTAATAGTAGCTACTATTTTCCAGGCATGCCCTCCAATGATTTTGTACAACTTTTTCTTTATCATGATTTGTTTGATATAATGAATATTACAGAATAGTTTGATTTATGTTTAAATAAATATTTGTTGTTCTAAAACGATCAAAATCAGTGTCAAGAACTAGTCCCATCACGTATGATATCATATAATTTGTGTTGAACACATTCTCTACACATGAATACATAGTGCTGTTTGCATTAAACTGTTCCAGTGGCAGGTGGGATCCCTTTTCTTCCTTTATCCCTGTCTGTAATCCCTTAGCTCCCTGTTGTGACTCCACTATCCATATCCAATGTGAAGCACCCACCTCTAGTCTTCCTCAAGTCTGTTTAGTGCTGACtctcccttgtgtgtgtgtgcgccagagTGTAGTTTCTCCCCTGTGACTAAGTTGTATCTGTTACCTAACTTACTATCGCTTGTTTTAACCAGTCTGCCCCACTCACTCTCATCCCTTTTTGCAGGATTTAAGAGCTGAAGAGGGGGAAGGACataaggatgatgaggaggaagaggaagaggaggaggaggagaacaacaaagcagaggagaaagagaaatctGAGGACATGGAGGGACAATCATTACAGGGTCAGAGCCAGTCCACAGCAGAACCCCTCCAGGTACGCTACCCTACAGATGACCATAATCTACAGATCTAGGACCTGTATGTTTGTTAACTTCTAAAACAGAATTCCCTCTTTCTAGGGACCAGAGGGTGTGAAAGAAGAAACTCTCCCAGATGGTGTGCAGAAAGGTGAGCATAAAAGAGGTTTTCTGAAATGTCTGACAAACAGGTGAACTTTGTCTTGAACTATTTATGTGGTTAATGCTTTACTGTTTCTGTGCTAagggtggatggattatcatgaAGTGTCTGTTGTGTATAGTTGCAGAGGACTCAGGTCAGCCCAGTCCTTTGGCTCCGACAGAGGAGAGCTGTGCATCCAGCACTCAGCTGCAGAATCGAACAACAGAAGAGAAACCCAAGAAGCAACCAAGGACCAACAGAAAGGTATAACAGAAAGGACCAACAGAAAGGTATAACAGAAAGGACCAACAGAAAGGTATAACAGAAAGGACCAACAGAAAGGTATTAACAGAAAGGTATTAACAGAAAGGTATAACAGAAAGGTATAACAGAAAGGACCAACAGAAAGGACCAACAGAAAGGTATAACAGAAGGGTATAACAGAAAGGACCAACAGAAAGGTATAACAGAAAGGTATAACAGAAAGGTATAACAGAAAGTCATTGGAACAAAGAGGCATAAGCTAAACAACAGGAAACCACTTCATAAAGCTCTGTGATCGTCAGTGATTGAGTAGGTCAGATCTCactgtgttctctcctctctactgccCTCAGCTGTTGCTGTTCAAACGCCTGTCCTCCTCCAAAGCCAAGCAGACAGAGGACAGTGCGGAAGCCCCAGCAGAGGTAACCGGCATGGGGGAGCTGCCTGCCAGTGCCAAGAGTCCCTCTGCAGGGCTGGAGAACAGAGATCCATCAGAGACCAGCGCTAGTGGTGCCCAGCCCCCTCTGAGAGCACCCTCGGACCCTGGTGGTAGAGGTGCCCGCTCTACCACCTGCACCCTACTGTAACGTCACTCACTGGGTGTTGGAGAACTGGACTGGCAGCGCCAACAACCAATAAACCCTTGAAGAGGATGCACATTGACTGTACACAACAAACAACCACTCCACTTTGAACACTAGCGAACTTCTCACAAAGTGACCTATTTATTGACATTCAGTTCCCAAACTTCCCATATGCGAAAGTGTATTATAAATGTGTATACTTGTATTTAACGTGCACAAAAATGTCTTTAATTAACCACAGTGTGTTTTGATCGTGTTTTTATAATGTAGTCGTGTGTTATAAACTGTGAGGATACTATTTATTGCTGACTGAAATATCCCAAATGCACAATTGCACTTTAAATGTAACCTTATTGTGTGTTTTTCAGGGAAATATGACATTTGTGTGTGTTCTGATATTTTATTTTCATCGTCTCATAAACCGTTTGAACTTGGTTCTGGTGTGACAATCATCTCATGATTTGGTTACTAGTAAAACAACTTTATGTAAAAGCTTTGATCATTTTTCACTTTAATGCAACGAGATTGCTGGAATGCGCCGTCCTCTTTTATCCTGTGTTATTTTAAGGCTCGCTCGCTAGGTGGCAGTGTTCACAGAACCGCAGTTCATTTCTTGGGGCTGTGACCTGCTTTCCTCCACTCGTTAACCACCTGTGACGGCAAACAGGAAATCTCAAACATTTATCAAGCAGATTTTCACTGGAAAAGCAGCTAATTCTTTCAATTTTAAGAAGGCGAGAATGGAGGAATTTTCTGGTGAAGAGGTACTGAATATGCTACCAACTATTTCTTTGCTATACTCCTGAGTATTAAATCCAAgatgtagatagctagctaactggctggCACAACAACGCCTGTTAGCTAACTTAGCCGAGTTATCTTCTTAGCTAGCCAAATAGCCATACAATTATAGTGGAAAAGACAACTAGCTAGCTATTGtttaaactacctagacataatcGCTGCGTTACAGCATTTACCTAACTACCTTGATATTACTGCATTTCAGTTGTAGTCCTAGAGTTGTAACCATTCTAACTGCAGTGAAAGGTGTGATGAGTTGAAGAAATGCCAGCACAAGTCTGACTCATCATTGTTTCTAGGGCTCTTTCAACTCTGAAGAGGCCAGTAACTCCGTGAAAGAGGTAACAACTATCTATTGATTCAGCAGCAATACGTTTGAATAACCAAATGGGAATATGGATATTTAAGATGGATTTTGAAATATAGATTTAGCTAGCTATTACTTAGTGTAAATTGACAGTGAGGTATCACGTGAAACAGTATCCAGCCTCGCAGTCTGTCTGTCCCCTGATTACTCAAGACAAACACTCATATCCCCAGTATAGACGTGACTGAATACAGCACTGTTCACATCAGGTCCCATGCTCCCCACATGCCTAAAGGGGCCAGCCTTCTCagatgtgtttgtgtctgtgttcgTGTCCAAACGGTCTGTCTTGCAGTGTATTCAGAGTATCATTGGAGAAGAGAGTTACAGACAGGACACTGTGAACCAGTGGACAGCCAAGATTGTGGAGCAAGCCCTCACCCTGCTGGTCAAACAGACTAAGTCATACAAGTACATTGGTATGGCTGCCTTCATCTCCTATTGAACACAGACTTGTTAATTTTACTGTAAATCCAGTATGCAAACTTATTGTATGGTGCCAATGGTGAAAAACATGTGATAAAACACAATTGCTTACTGATATTTTGTTAACGATGATCATAATTTGACCCCTGCCTGTTCCTCTCTATACAGTTAGTTGTGCTGTCATGCAGAAGAGTGGTGCTGGTCTCCACACAGCTAACTCCTGCTACTGGGACACTGTTACCGATGGTAAGATAACATCCACCACTGCTCAGTTCAAAGGGTTTCCTAGCTACAAATTCTTACACCAGATAATGATATTTAACCAAAGATTTTTGGTATCTATTACTGGGAGTTACAGGTTAAGTACTGTTTGGTTGCACAGAGAATTTTTGACCAAC containing:
- the LOC139532561 gene encoding dynein light chain Tctex-type 3-like isoform X2: MEEFSGEEGSFNSEEASNSVKECIQSIIGEESYRQDTVNQWTAKIVEQALTLLVKQTKSYKYIVSCAVMQKSGAGLHTANSCYWDTVTDGVSSCGTLGWNHMSLH
- the LOC139532561 gene encoding dynein light chain Tctex-type 3-like isoform X1, which translates into the protein MEEFSGEEGSFNSEEASNSVKECIQSIIGEESYRQDTVNQWTAKIVEQALTLLVKQTKSYKYIVSCAVMQKSGAGLHTANSCYWDTVTDGSCTVKWENRTMYCVVSVFAVALTP